A part of Kitasatospora acidiphila genomic DNA contains:
- a CDS encoding response regulator transcription factor has protein sequence MPGIATQETVRPGTAAGAQAPIGQPSGEAFLLVVDDEPNIRELLSASLRFSGFRVESAATGEEALAAIAEERPDLVVLDVMLPDLDGFTVVERLREQTRRQQIANPAGLAARPGRPRPSEHLPVLFLTAKDGTEDKVHGLAAGADDYVTKPFSLEELIARIRAILRRAGGPAEDGRLVVADLTLDPLAHEVTRDGRPVSLSPTEFKLLHYLMANVGRVVSKAQILDHVWAYDFGGDLSIVESYISYLRRKLDAGPEHGPKLIHTVRGIGYALRRPPQQNQD, from the coding sequence ATGCCAGGGATCGCCACCCAGGAAACCGTCCGCCCAGGAACGGCCGCCGGCGCGCAAGCCCCGATCGGCCAGCCCAGCGGTGAGGCCTTCCTGCTCGTGGTGGACGACGAGCCGAACATCCGCGAGCTGCTCTCCGCCTCGCTGCGGTTCTCCGGTTTCCGGGTCGAGTCGGCCGCCACCGGTGAGGAGGCGCTGGCCGCCATCGCCGAGGAGCGGCCCGACCTGGTGGTGCTCGACGTGATGCTGCCCGACCTGGACGGCTTCACGGTGGTGGAGCGGCTGCGCGAGCAGACCCGCCGCCAGCAGATCGCCAACCCGGCCGGCCTGGCCGCCCGCCCCGGCCGTCCCCGCCCCTCCGAGCACCTGCCGGTGCTCTTCCTCACCGCCAAGGACGGCACCGAGGACAAGGTGCACGGCCTGGCCGCCGGTGCGGACGACTACGTCACCAAGCCGTTCAGCCTGGAGGAGCTGATCGCCCGGATCCGGGCGATCCTGCGCCGGGCCGGCGGACCGGCCGAGGACGGCCGCCTGGTGGTCGCCGACCTCACCCTGGACCCGCTGGCCCACGAGGTCACCCGGGACGGCCGCCCGGTCTCGCTGTCGCCCACCGAGTTCAAGCTGCTGCACTACCTGATGGCCAACGTCGGCCGGGTGGTCTCCAAGGCGCAGATCCTCGACCACGTCTGGGCCTACGACTTCGGCGGCGACCTCAGCATCGTCGAGTCCTACATCTCCTACCTGCGCCGCAAGTTGGACGCCGGGCCGGAGCAC
- a CDS encoding VC0807 family protein — translation MSSSAPPAAPARKGSSAALGWLISIGFNVVAPILIYNHFHGHTSEYLAVLLSGLGPVIDIAIYLAWHRRVDEFAVVSLIFVALTVVVSFIGPHDAKLLLAKDSAITGLFGVLCLVTLLAPKPLMFYFGRKFATDGTAEQVAWWNGLWQYEGFRTVQRNLTIGWGVGFLLEAAIRLVCVYTLPHGQVVTVNSILPYAFTGALIFWTMMYAKRSRARGEAARAALAAQCEPGATA, via the coding sequence TTGTCCAGTTCCGCTCCGCCGGCCGCTCCTGCCCGCAAGGGCTCCAGCGCGGCGCTCGGTTGGTTGATCTCCATCGGCTTCAACGTGGTGGCGCCGATCCTGATCTACAACCACTTCCACGGCCACACCAGCGAGTACCTCGCGGTGCTGCTCTCCGGCCTCGGCCCGGTCATCGACATCGCGATCTACCTGGCCTGGCACCGCCGGGTCGACGAGTTCGCGGTGGTCTCGCTGATCTTCGTCGCGCTCACCGTGGTCGTCTCCTTCATCGGCCCGCACGACGCCAAGCTGCTGCTCGCCAAGGACTCGGCGATCACCGGCCTGTTCGGGGTGCTCTGCCTGGTCACCCTGCTCGCGCCCAAGCCGCTGATGTTCTACTTCGGCCGCAAGTTCGCCACCGACGGCACCGCCGAGCAGGTCGCGTGGTGGAACGGCCTGTGGCAGTACGAGGGCTTCCGCACCGTGCAGCGCAACCTCACCATCGGCTGGGGCGTGGGCTTCCTGCTGGAGGCGGCGATCCGGCTGGTCTGCGTCTACACGCTGCCCCACGGCCAGGTGGTCACGGTGAACAGCATCCTGCCGTACGCCTTCACCGGGGCGCTGATCTTCTGGACGATGATGTACGCCAAGCGCTCCCGGGCCCGTGGTGAGGCCGCCCGCGCGGCGCTGGCGGCCCAGTGCGAGCCGGGCGCCACCGCCTGA
- a CDS encoding ABC transporter permease: protein MILWQMIRFAFAGLAANKVRSALTMLGVLIGVASVILLLAVGNGSSVAVKNSITALGTNSLTVTSGSSGGARTASTVKKLTVDDARALADPSTAPDIKSVAPVVTTTAAADYGNISYTPGSVIGTYPAYFETANEKIAHGDYFSSDDVLNSRKVAVIGSTTAQQLFDTEDPVGKQISLGGTPFTVVGVLATKGGATGFNDPDDVVIAPLPTVQNAFTGFSSVNQILVEATSADTTTQAQSEITQILMGTHSLTDPTKLDFRVSNQSQLLSARESTSQTFTVLLGAVAAISLLVGGIGITNIMLVTVTERTREIGIRKALGAPKAVILGQFLAESTLLSVIGAGLGVAVGMLGSHFSVVGIKPVVIPSSVLGAFGIAVAIGLFFGSYPANRAASLRPIEALRHE, encoded by the coding sequence ATGATCCTCTGGCAGATGATCCGCTTCGCCTTCGCGGGCCTGGCGGCCAACAAGGTGCGCTCCGCGCTCACCATGCTCGGCGTGCTGATCGGTGTCGCCTCGGTGATCCTGCTGCTCGCCGTCGGCAACGGCTCCTCGGTGGCGGTGAAGAACTCCATCACCGCGCTCGGCACCAACTCGCTCACCGTGACGTCCGGTTCGAGCGGCGGCGCCCGCACCGCGAGCACCGTGAAGAAGCTGACCGTGGACGACGCCCGGGCGCTGGCCGATCCGAGCACCGCGCCCGACATCAAGTCGGTCGCCCCGGTGGTCACCACCACCGCGGCCGCTGACTACGGCAACATCTCGTACACCCCCGGCTCGGTGATCGGCACCTACCCGGCGTACTTCGAGACCGCCAACGAGAAGATCGCCCACGGCGACTACTTCAGCAGCGACGACGTGCTCAACTCCCGCAAGGTGGCGGTGATCGGCTCGACCACCGCGCAGCAGCTGTTCGACACCGAGGACCCGGTGGGCAAGCAGATCAGCCTGGGCGGCACCCCGTTCACCGTGGTCGGCGTGCTGGCCACCAAGGGCGGTGCCACCGGCTTCAACGACCCGGACGACGTGGTGATCGCCCCGCTGCCGACCGTGCAGAACGCCTTCACCGGCTTCAGCTCGGTCAACCAGATCCTGGTGGAGGCGACTTCGGCCGACACCACCACCCAGGCCCAGTCCGAGATCACCCAGATCCTGATGGGCACCCACTCGCTGACCGACCCGACCAAGCTGGACTTCCGGGTCAGCAACCAGTCGCAGCTGCTCAGCGCGCGGGAGAGCACCAGCCAGACGTTCACCGTGCTGCTCGGCGCGGTCGCGGCGATCTCGCTGCTGGTCGGCGGGATCGGGATCACCAACATCATGCTGGTGACGGTGACCGAGCGGACCCGGGAGATCGGCATCCGCAAGGCGCTGGGCGCGCCCAAGGCGGTGATCCTGGGGCAGTTCCTGGCCGAGTCCACCTTGCTGTCGGTGATCGGCGCCGGGCTCGGAGTGGCGGTCGGGATGCTCGGCTCGCACTTCAGCGTGGTCGGCATCAAACCGGTGGTGATCCCGTCCTCGGTGCTCGGCGCGTTCGGCATCGCGGTCGCCATCGGCCTGTTCTTCGGCAGCTATCCGGCCAACCGGGCCGCCTCGCTGCGACCCATCGAGGCCCTGCGGCACGAGTGA
- a CDS encoding ABC transporter ATP-binding protein: MIRRTRKSRAAEERRQGPPPPVIQVHRLTKSYGHGDATVHALRGPSDPATGEPHGVTLDIEQGDFVAVMGSSGSGKSTLMNILGCLDVPTAGRYLLDGVDVGHLDEQQLSLVRNRKIGFIFQSFNLVPRTTALAQVELPLAYAGVRAAERRRRAEAALSLVGLEQRMDHKPNELSGGQQQRVAVARALVTAPAMLLADEPTGNLDSRSTEEVLNIIDGLNATGRTVVLITHEDEVAAHAKRVLRLVDGQVVSDVRQGAVAGPPPLLADTLATTRQIPLVGGPR, from the coding sequence ATGATCCGCCGCACCCGCAAGTCGCGGGCGGCCGAGGAGCGGCGGCAGGGCCCGCCGCCCCCGGTCATCCAGGTCCACCGGCTCACCAAGTCCTACGGCCACGGCGACGCGACCGTGCACGCGCTGCGCGGTCCGTCCGACCCGGCCACCGGTGAGCCGCACGGTGTGACGCTGGACATCGAGCAGGGCGATTTCGTTGCGGTGATGGGCAGTTCGGGCTCCGGCAAGTCCACCTTGATGAACATCCTGGGCTGCCTAGACGTGCCGACCGCGGGCCGCTACCTGCTGGACGGCGTGGACGTCGGGCACCTGGACGAGCAGCAGCTCTCGCTGGTGCGCAACCGCAAGATCGGCTTCATCTTCCAGTCGTTCAACCTGGTGCCCCGCACCACCGCGCTGGCCCAGGTGGAGCTGCCGCTGGCCTACGCCGGCGTGCGGGCGGCCGAGCGGCGCCGGCGCGCCGAGGCGGCGCTGTCGCTGGTCGGCCTGGAGCAGCGGATGGACCACAAGCCCAACGAGCTCTCCGGCGGCCAGCAGCAGCGCGTCGCGGTGGCCCGTGCGCTGGTCACCGCGCCCGCCATGCTGCTGGCCGACGAGCCCACCGGCAACCTGGACAGCCGCTCCACCGAAGAGGTTCTGAACATCATCGACGGACTGAACGCGACCGGCCGAACGGTCGTGCTGATCACCCATGAGGACGAGGTGGCCGCCCACGCCAAGCGCGTGCTGCGGCTGGTCGACGGCCAGGTGGTGTCCGACGTGCGGCAGGGCGCCGTGGCCGGACCGCCGCCGCTGCTCGCCGACACCCTCGCGACCACTCGGCAGATCCCGCTGGTCGGAGGCCCCCGATGA
- a CDS encoding efflux RND transporter periplasmic adaptor subunit, with protein MKVLPRRRGAVLVNSVLGAALVAGGVLAYTTVNSTSSAAASKQTTRTATVSKGTVLATVSGSGTLSSPTDAGEDFVTGGKLTAVKVAVGDTVTQGEVLATVDTTAAQQTVDAANAALSTAQAGVDSAQANLTKAQAGTTTTSTVPVGQAGNTAVQASFTGPGSGGGGSRPSPSPDPSASSGSAAPTSSTSGDQTSASSTSRGGGSSNNGGSGGGSNGGSTGGGAPAPQTTTITTTKVDPAAVAQAQQQLTQAQQQLATAQTNVTNAQTALAGTTLTASVGGTVASVGGKVGDTVSGTGGTGGSGATGSGGSGSGSSSASKSTSSSTGSSTPSGFIVITNPSGMQVTADFSELDSLKLQKNQSATVTLNAQSDTVLGATVLSVSSLPVSSGSSGGGASSGGAVQYAAVLQINGDTSKLRTGMSATISVVTGKADDALSVPAAALAGTGTSRTATVVNADGTTSRVNVTVGIQGDTTDQVVSGLNEGDKVEIIPTTAGGSNGFPSGAFPGGFGGGGFGGGGRGGAGGGGARTGGGGSKGGN; from the coding sequence ATGAAGGTCCTCCCGCGACGGCGTGGCGCCGTCCTCGTCAACTCGGTGCTCGGCGCGGCCCTGGTCGCCGGCGGGGTGCTGGCGTACACCACCGTGAACAGCACCAGCAGCGCGGCGGCAAGCAAGCAGACAACCCGGACCGCGACCGTCAGCAAGGGCACGGTCCTGGCCACGGTGTCCGGATCCGGCACCCTCTCCTCGCCCACCGACGCGGGCGAGGACTTCGTGACCGGCGGAAAGCTGACCGCCGTGAAGGTGGCGGTCGGCGACACCGTCACCCAGGGCGAGGTGCTGGCCACCGTGGACACCACCGCGGCGCAGCAGACAGTGGACGCGGCCAACGCGGCGCTGTCGACGGCGCAGGCGGGAGTGGACTCGGCACAGGCCAACCTGACCAAGGCGCAGGCGGGGACCACCACGACCAGCACCGTGCCGGTCGGGCAGGCGGGCAACACGGCGGTGCAGGCGTCGTTCACCGGCCCCGGTTCCGGCGGTGGCGGCTCCCGCCCCTCGCCGTCGCCGGATCCGTCGGCCTCGTCCGGCTCGGCCGCGCCCACCAGCTCGACGTCCGGCGACCAGACGTCGGCCTCGTCGACTTCCCGCGGCGGCGGCAGCAGCAACAACGGCGGCAGCGGCGGCGGCAGTAACGGTGGCAGCACCGGCGGCGGCGCCCCCGCCCCGCAGACCACCACCATCACCACCACCAAGGTCGACCCGGCCGCCGTGGCCCAGGCGCAGCAGCAGCTGACGCAGGCCCAGCAGCAGCTCGCCACCGCGCAGACCAACGTCACCAACGCCCAGACCGCGCTGGCCGGCACCACGCTGACCGCCTCGGTCGGTGGCACCGTCGCGTCGGTCGGCGGCAAGGTCGGCGACACCGTCAGCGGTACCGGCGGTACCGGCGGCTCCGGGGCGACGGGCTCGGGCGGCAGCGGCAGTGGCAGCTCCTCGGCGTCGAAGAGCACCTCCAGCAGCACCGGCTCCAGCACACCGTCCGGCTTCATCGTGATCACCAACCCGAGCGGCATGCAGGTGACCGCGGACTTCTCCGAGCTGGACTCGCTCAAGCTGCAGAAGAACCAGTCCGCCACCGTCACCCTCAACGCGCAGTCCGACACGGTGCTCGGCGCGACCGTGCTGAGCGTCAGCTCGCTGCCGGTGAGCAGCGGCTCCAGCGGAGGCGGTGCCAGCTCCGGCGGCGCGGTGCAGTACGCCGCGGTGCTGCAGATCAACGGCGACACCAGCAAGCTGCGCACCGGCATGAGCGCGACCATCTCGGTGGTCACCGGCAAGGCGGACGACGCGCTCTCGGTGCCGGCCGCCGCGCTGGCCGGCACCGGCACCAGCCGGACCGCCACCGTGGTCAACGCGGACGGCACCACCTCGCGGGTCAACGTCACCGTCGGCATCCAGGGCGACACCACCGACCAGGTGGTCTCCGGTCTGAACGAGGGCGACAAGGTGGAGATCATCCCGACCACCGCGGGCGGCAGCAACGGCTTCCCGAGCGGCGCCTTCCCCGGTGGCTTCGGCGGTGGCGGCTTCGGCGGCGGTGGTCGCGGCGGGGCCGGTGGTGGCGGTGCCCGGACCGGTGGCGGCGGCAGCAAGGGCGGCAACTGA
- a CDS encoding GNAT family N-acetyltransferase translates to MLTIDRLTEGDRADWAELFRDYFTFYKRDEPQETYDRSWAGFQEDTRIHALGAKLDGRLVGITHFLVHANTSGPDVCYLQDLFTAADVRGRGVARALIEAVVEFARERGCGRVYWMTHETNATARLLYDKVADNRGFIRYQIDL, encoded by the coding sequence ATGCTCACCATTGACAGGCTGACCGAGGGCGACCGCGCGGACTGGGCGGAGCTCTTCCGCGACTACTTCACCTTCTACAAGCGGGACGAGCCGCAGGAGACCTACGACCGCTCCTGGGCCGGCTTCCAGGAGGACACCCGGATCCACGCGCTCGGCGCCAAGCTGGACGGGCGGCTGGTCGGGATCACCCACTTCCTGGTGCACGCCAACACCTCGGGCCCGGACGTCTGCTACCTGCAGGACCTGTTCACGGCTGCCGACGTGCGCGGCAGGGGCGTGGCGCGGGCGCTGATCGAGGCGGTGGTCGAGTTCGCCCGCGAGCGCGGCTGCGGGCGCGTCTACTGGATGACCCACGAGACCAACGCCACCGCCCGGCTGCTCTACGACAAGGTGGCCGACAACCGCGGCTTCATCCGCTACCAGATCGACCTGTGA
- a CDS encoding alpha/beta fold hydrolase: protein MALDSTALDTTALDITVVGGTVRAYDSGGDGPPVVLLHPGVGDAGIWEPMLPGLTARYRVIRYDVRGYGNSPAPTVPYSMPADLVSVLDHFDLERVALVGCSMGGATALALAVEHPERVSALALLCPGVNGYEWPPTPELDAEYDALIAAGDLDGLTAWGCACGARPAPIRRRWPSCARRPRPGPGRTSSCARTRRATTGWARSRCRACCWSGTSTGRR, encoded by the coding sequence ATGGCGTTGGACAGCACGGCACTTGACACCACGGCGCTCGACATCACGGTCGTGGGCGGCACCGTCCGGGCCTATGACAGCGGCGGTGACGGGCCACCAGTTGTGCTGCTGCACCCGGGAGTCGGCGACGCTGGCATCTGGGAGCCGATGCTGCCCGGCCTGACCGCCCGCTACCGGGTGATCCGCTACGACGTGCGCGGCTACGGCAACTCGCCGGCCCCGACCGTCCCGTACTCGATGCCGGCCGACCTGGTCTCGGTGCTCGACCACTTCGACCTGGAGCGGGTCGCGCTGGTCGGCTGCAGCATGGGCGGCGCGACCGCGCTCGCCCTGGCAGTGGAGCACCCCGAGCGGGTCAGCGCGCTCGCCCTGCTCTGCCCCGGCGTCAACGGCTACGAGTGGCCGCCGACGCCGGAGCTGGACGCCGAGTACGACGCGCTGATCGCGGCCGGCGACCTCGACGGGCTGACCGCCTGGGGCTGCGCGTGTGGGGCGCGGCCGGCTCCGATCCGGCGGCGGTGGCCCAGCTGCGCTCGGCGGCCGCGGCCTGGCCCGGGGAGGACGAGTTCCTGCGCGAGGACCCGCCGAGCTACGACCGGCTGGGCGAGGTCGCGGTGCCGGGCGTGCTGCTGGTCGGGGACCTCGACTGGCCGCCGCTGA
- a CDS encoding alpha/beta fold hydrolase, with translation MLLVGDLDWPPLIELNLEMARRLPGCRLTVLPGVDHLPPLRAPRLLVDAVSALLG, from the coding sequence GTGCTGCTGGTCGGGGACCTCGACTGGCCGCCGCTGATCGAGCTCAACCTGGAGATGGCCCGCCGGCTCCCCGGCTGCCGGCTCACCGTGCTGCCCGGCGTCGACCATCTGCCGCCACTCCGCGCGCCCCGGCTCCTTGTTGACGCCGTGTCAGCGCTGCTCGGTTAA
- a CDS encoding DUF6924 domain-containing protein, protein MTLLIRTDFADQAGWDALCSAVRTPSDEGSVAEVALVEEPGYAGLSTEQVIPLLPEDVAQRLVALADQVTFSSHELPVLLVDLLEQRSIRVVASELQSVETELSLANLEFDDVAREVEEDGVFRGFPGF, encoded by the coding sequence GTGACCCTGCTGATCCGCACCGACTTCGCCGACCAGGCCGGCTGGGACGCCCTGTGCAGCGCCGTCCGCACCCCGTCCGACGAGGGCTCCGTTGCCGAGGTGGCACTGGTGGAGGAGCCCGGGTACGCCGGCCTGAGCACCGAACAGGTCATCCCGCTGCTGCCCGAGGACGTCGCCCAGCGGCTGGTGGCACTGGCCGACCAAGTGACGTTCTCCTCGCACGAACTTCCGGTTCTGCTCGTCGATCTCCTGGAGCAGCGCTCGATCCGGGTGGTGGCCAGCGAACTGCAGTCCGTGGAGACGGAGCTCTCGCTGGCCAACCTGGAGTTCGACGACGTCGCCCGGGAGGTCGAGGAGGACGGCGTCTTCCGGGGCTTCCCGGGCTTCTAG
- a CDS encoding serine hydrolase domain-containing protein, protein MNQHEQLAAFVAATAEEFGVPGLSVGILTDGQELTAAHGVTSVDNPLPVTADTLYPLASVSKTVTATAVMRLVAQGRLELDAPVRRYVPELRLADEQAAERITVLNLLNHTAGLDWNLVGAAAGDGSPASFVAGMAELPLIAEPGARSSYSQAGYNLLGLVIEKVTGLPFEKAVAELVLEPVGLCNSFFDTDDIMVRRFAVGHSRGEDGELRPATPWRAFRSDDRANNPGGGLVSSVSDLLRWARFHLGTGDGVLPAELLRSMREQTVELRASSFGDGVGICWFLREVGGARTIGHGGSGNGQFTELLIVPERNFAVVSLANVGPDGYNANQRVVAWALEHYLGLVEEQPEPVAYDEAKAREVAGRYENDAMVVDIATDGSGLTMAVGIKPEIRAAADEEMPADYEPAAFGFLDAGGDEYVITEGGLQGQRGYFSRDARGAVTGVDLAGRLFPRSV, encoded by the coding sequence ATGAACCAGCACGAGCAGCTCGCCGCCTTCGTCGCCGCCACGGCCGAGGAGTTCGGCGTGCCCGGCCTCTCGGTCGGCATCCTGACGGACGGGCAGGAGCTCACCGCCGCCCACGGCGTGACCAGCGTGGACAACCCGCTGCCGGTGACCGCCGACACGCTGTACCCGCTGGCCTCGGTGTCCAAGACCGTCACCGCCACCGCGGTGATGCGGCTGGTCGCCCAGGGCCGGCTGGAGCTGGACGCGCCGGTGCGCCGCTACGTTCCCGAACTGCGGCTCGCCGACGAGCAGGCCGCCGAGCGGATCACCGTGCTCAACCTGCTCAACCACACCGCCGGCCTCGACTGGAACCTGGTCGGCGCCGCGGCGGGGGACGGGTCGCCGGCGTCGTTCGTGGCGGGGATGGCCGAGCTGCCGCTGATCGCCGAGCCGGGCGCGCGGTCCTCGTACAGCCAGGCCGGCTACAACCTGCTCGGGTTGGTGATCGAGAAGGTCACCGGGCTGCCGTTCGAGAAGGCGGTGGCGGAGCTGGTGCTGGAGCCGGTCGGGCTGTGCAACAGCTTCTTCGACACGGACGACATCATGGTCCGGCGGTTCGCCGTCGGCCACAGCCGCGGCGAGGACGGGGAGTTGCGACCGGCCACGCCCTGGCGGGCGTTCCGCTCCGACGACCGCGCCAACAACCCGGGCGGCGGCCTGGTCTCCTCGGTGAGCGACCTGCTGCGCTGGGCCCGGTTCCACCTCGGCACGGGCGACGGCGTGCTGCCCGCCGAACTGCTGCGCAGCATGCGGGAGCAGACCGTGGAACTGCGCGCCAGCAGCTTCGGGGACGGCGTCGGGATCTGCTGGTTCCTGCGCGAGGTGGGCGGTGCGCGGACCATCGGGCACGGCGGTTCGGGCAACGGCCAGTTCACCGAGCTGCTGATCGTGCCGGAGCGGAACTTCGCGGTCGTCTCGCTGGCCAACGTCGGCCCGGACGGCTACAACGCCAACCAGCGCGTGGTCGCCTGGGCGCTGGAGCACTACCTCGGCCTGGTCGAGGAGCAGCCGGAGCCGGTCGCCTACGACGAGGCGAAGGCCCGCGAGGTGGCGGGCCGCTACGAGAACGACGCGATGGTCGTGGACATCGCCACCGACGGCAGCGGGCTCACCATGGCGGTCGGGATCAAGCCGGAGATCCGGGCGGCGGCCGACGAGGAGATGCCCGCGGACTACGAGCCGGCCGCCTTCGGGTTCCTGGACGCCGGCGGTGACGAGTACGTCATCACCGAGGGCGGGCTGCAGGGGCAGCGCGGCTACTTCAGCCGGGACGCCCGGGGTGCGGTGACCGGGGTGGACCTGGCCGGGCGGCTCTTCCCCCGCAGCGTCTGA
- a CDS encoding TetR/AcrR family transcriptional regulator has translation MPRNTLTADQIVRAAIELLDQEGLDGLNMRSLGSRLGAAATAVYWHIKTKDELVRLAADTVWDEVRLPDLAATDWRSAATAMATSLHEMLGRHPWLSQAFGSHLMYGPAMARHDDHSLALYEQAGFAPADADRAAATVLLYVLGSALGPAVDVSLTRRLNRAGEDAEQRMAEAVARSTEIARDFPRLRERMGTPAATDYAAAPDGAFEFGLQVILDGLAARLSR, from the coding sequence ATGCCCCGCAACACGCTGACCGCCGACCAGATCGTCCGCGCCGCCATCGAACTCCTGGACCAGGAAGGCCTGGACGGGCTCAACATGCGCAGCCTCGGCAGCCGCCTCGGCGCGGCCGCCACCGCCGTCTACTGGCACATCAAGACCAAGGACGAACTGGTCCGGCTCGCCGCCGACACGGTCTGGGACGAGGTGCGGCTGCCCGATCTCGCCGCCACCGACTGGCGCAGCGCCGCCACCGCGATGGCGACCAGCCTGCACGAGATGCTGGGCCGCCACCCCTGGCTCAGCCAGGCCTTCGGCAGCCACCTGATGTACGGCCCGGCCATGGCCCGCCACGACGACCACAGCCTCGCGCTCTACGAGCAGGCCGGCTTCGCCCCCGCCGACGCGGACCGGGCCGCCGCCACCGTCCTCCTCTACGTCCTGGGCAGCGCGCTCGGCCCCGCCGTCGACGTCTCCCTCACCCGCCGCCTCAACCGCGCCGGCGAGGACGCCGAGCAGCGGATGGCCGAAGCCGTCGCCCGCAGCACCGAGATCGCCCGCGACTTCCCCCGCCTGCGCGAGCGGATGGGCACGCCCGCCGCCACCGACTACGCGGCAGCCCCCGACGGCGCCTTCGAGTTCGGACTGCAGGTGATCCTCGACGGATTGGCGGCACGGCTGAGCAGGTGA
- a CDS encoding patatin-like phospholipase family protein: MNTIERALVLGPGGQVGTAWTAGLLVGLRRAGVEPAEADLVVATSAGAIVAGMLCTGQDLELFDTPPSGSGPQGRLDGSRLGEVFAVLGTPGQEPGEARRRVGAIALATADPELEQALIAGRRALIGTDDWPEQRLLIPAVAAEDGEPVVWDRDSGVPLARAVAASSAFPGTAPPVTVNGRRYLDGALRAGSNADLAAGARRLVAIEPMAHQYPQRAAETDTELSIGPDEESVRAFGANPMDPAAQVPAYRAGLRQAAEVAERVRAVWESAPLTD; the protein is encoded by the coding sequence ATGAACACCATCGAGCGCGCCCTGGTGCTGGGCCCTGGGGGTCAGGTCGGCACCGCCTGGACGGCCGGCCTGCTGGTCGGCCTGCGCCGGGCGGGCGTGGAACCGGCGGAGGCCGACCTGGTCGTGGCGACCTCGGCCGGTGCGATCGTGGCCGGGATGCTGTGCACCGGGCAGGACTTGGAGCTTTTCGACACGCCCCCGAGCGGGTCCGGGCCGCAGGGGCGGCTGGACGGCAGCCGGCTCGGCGAGGTGTTCGCGGTGCTCGGCACCCCGGGGCAGGAGCCGGGCGAGGCGCGGCGCCGAGTGGGTGCCATCGCGCTCGCCACCGCCGACCCCGAGCTGGAGCAGGCCCTGATCGCCGGGCGCCGCGCGCTGATCGGCACCGACGACTGGCCCGAGCAGCGGCTGCTGATCCCAGCCGTGGCGGCCGAGGACGGCGAACCGGTGGTGTGGGACCGCGACTCCGGTGTGCCGCTGGCCCGTGCGGTCGCGGCCAGCAGTGCGTTCCCGGGCACGGCGCCGCCGGTCACCGTCAACGGCAGGCGGTACCTGGACGGCGCGCTGCGGGCCGGCAGCAACGCGGACCTCGCGGCCGGCGCCCGGCGGCTGGTCGCGATCGAGCCGATGGCCCATCAGTACCCGCAGCGCGCCGCGGAGACCGACACCGAGCTGAGCATCGGGCCCGACGAGGAGTCGGTGCGCGCCTTCGGCGCCAACCCGATGGACCCGGCCGCCCAAGTCCCCGCCTACCGCGCCGGACTTCGCCAGGCCGCTGAGGTCGCCGAACGGGTGCGCGCCGTCTGGGAGTCGGCTCCCCTCACGGACTGA
- a CDS encoding DoxX family protein, translated as MSTTYTVVTVLGAVMAGFSGGSIFAGAKFVVEPLTQYGVPRSWWPFLGAAKVAGAVGLLVGLAVPVIGTLAGIGLVLYFLGAAITCARARAYGHIPFPLVYLAPALASLLLA; from the coding sequence ATGTCCACCACCTACACCGTCGTCACCGTCCTGGGCGCCGTCATGGCCGGCTTCTCCGGCGGATCCATCTTCGCCGGCGCCAAGTTCGTCGTCGAGCCGCTCACCCAGTACGGCGTCCCGCGCTCGTGGTGGCCGTTCCTCGGCGCCGCCAAGGTCGCGGGCGCCGTGGGCCTGCTGGTCGGCCTGGCCGTGCCGGTCATCGGCACCCTGGCCGGCATCGGCCTGGTGCTGTACTTCCTCGGCGCCGCCATCACCTGCGCCCGGGCCCGCGCCTACGGCCACATCCCGTTCCCGCTGGTCTACCTGGCCCCCGCGCTCGCCTCGCTGCTGCTGGCCTGA
- a CDS encoding protein-tyrosine phosphatase family protein, with protein sequence MTSTWEPGTAGLLRLPSGRLVRGRGLLNPLPVGQLPTFGLYLLDSRPPAAQWESDWLRWPDFGVPADSVEVAAVLREVWHRLGEERVELACAAGKGRTGTALACLAVLDGVPNGEAVAYVREHYSPDAVETPAQDRYVARFH encoded by the coding sequence ATGACGAGCACCTGGGAGCCTGGGACCGCAGGTCTGCTGCGACTGCCGTCGGGGCGGCTGGTGCGTGGCAGGGGGCTGCTGAACCCGTTGCCGGTGGGGCAGTTGCCGACGTTCGGGCTCTACCTGCTGGACAGCCGGCCGCCTGCCGCCCAGTGGGAGTCGGACTGGCTGCGCTGGCCGGACTTCGGGGTGCCGGCCGACAGCGTTGAGGTCGCGGCCGTCCTGCGCGAGGTGTGGCACCGGCTCGGGGAGGAGCGGGTCGAGCTGGCCTGCGCGGCAGGGAAGGGACGGACCGGGACGGCGCTGGCCTGCCTCGCCGTGCTGGACGGGGTGCCGAACGGCGAGGCGGTGGCCTATGTGCGGGAGCACTACTCCCCGGACGCGGTGGAGACGCCCGCGCAGGACCGCTATGTGGCTCGCTTCCACTGA